In Curtobacterium sp. MCPF17_002, one genomic interval encodes:
- a CDS encoding MarR family transcriptional regulator yields MARRTDTGDDVDLRPVIDPDPFDIRVALAGIVHWADSQQVRQRMMAAIDFPVADLSMFLVVNQLTYRGATKPSVLAAALGTGRANLTKIANRLEDIGLVVRVPAPADDRSVLVALTRTGREYGERISAQLREDLDIVLAHWSAKDVEALRRVLARLRHDAMSAARN; encoded by the coding sequence ATGGCGCGACGGACCGACACCGGTGACGACGTGGACCTCCGCCCCGTCATCGACCCCGACCCGTTCGACATCCGGGTGGCCCTCGCCGGCATCGTGCACTGGGCGGACAGTCAGCAGGTCCGTCAGCGGATGATGGCTGCGATCGACTTCCCGGTCGCGGACCTGTCCATGTTCCTCGTCGTCAACCAGCTGACGTACCGAGGAGCGACCAAACCGAGTGTGCTCGCAGCGGCACTCGGAACAGGACGGGCCAACCTCACGAAGATCGCGAATCGGCTCGAGGACATCGGGCTCGTCGTCCGGGTGCCGGCGCCGGCCGACGATCGAAGCGTGCTCGTGGCCCTCACCAGGACGGGCCGGGAGTACGGCGAGCGGATCAGCGCGCAACTCCGCGAGGACCTCGACATCGTCCTCGCGCACTGGAGCGCAAAGGACGTCGAAGCGCTCCGACGGGTCCTCGCTCGCCTCCGCCACGATGCGATGAGCGCTGCCCGGAACTGA